GCCGTTGGCGGCTTCGCAATTCCAGCCACCGTCCTGCAGCTGCTCGGTCAGCAGCCGGTTGACGATGCCCTGGACATCCTGTTTGAAGTAGGCTCCCACCGCCGCGACCTGCCCGTTGATGCAGGGCTCCACTTCGCCGGCAAAGAAAGGGTTATGGTCCGCTTCCTGGGGTCCGCACCCCTGCCAGGTAACCCGGTCACACACGAGGCCCACCGCGCGGCGCGCCTCGACGTCGGTGGGATCAAGTCCCAGGTCTCGCAGCAGCATCAGGACGTGCATGGTGGAATTCCACCCGCGATTCCACGCTACTCCGCCCCAGGATCCGTCGGATGCCTGAAGTCCGAGCAGCCGCTCACCGTAACCTTCTGTGGAAATGCGGCGCGTTCGGCCGCGACCTCTTCCGTAGGTGCGCCGGTCAGGTCCCGCATCACCTGCCAGCGGATCGACGGATCCGAATCAAGCAGCCACCGTATGACTGGTTCCTGCGGCTGGAAGCGCTTCCGGTTGTTTGGATTTCCGGTCATCAGGTCGTGGGCCCGGTCGAATGCGATGGCATGGAACAGACTTCAATGTTCTTGCCGCACGCTGTCCCGGTTGGCTGTCGCGCTTGTCACGGCTCCGTCGGTTTTCAGTGTTTTGACAAAATGCACACTCCTGCCGGCTTCCCTGAATCCGAGCATCGTATGAAGCCGGATGCTATGATCGTTCGAAAGTTCGGCATCGCTGGCAAGCTCGCTGAATCCTTCCGAAACCGCCCACTGCTCAACGAATGAAAGGAGCGCGCGACCGACACCGTGCCCTCGATAGGCTGGCCGAACGAACCATCCCTCCAAATAGGGGACTGGCGCGGAGACAGTACCTTCCACATGATCAGATCTCACCGAGACTTCGGCGGACCCCGCCAACTCCCGGTCGACTAGGGCCAGTGCGACTATCCCGGGACGGCTGGAAAGCTGTGTCATCTCGAGGCGGTGGCGATCGGGCGGACAATCAGGCCAGAGTTCCAAGCGCAGCCGGCCCCATTGAATCCGGTCGCCAGGAGTAGCCGTCCTGATTTCGATCTTCATGATTTGCTCGACGCTATATGCGAGCGACGGAGAAGTGAAGCCCCGGGTCTTTCATCGCCGTCTGGCCGGGCAATTCAGATTCTCGGATGAGATTTGCCCGTGATCGCTTGCACTCGATGCCGGGGCCTTCTTGCGCCGGATCGAAGGGGGCACTCCGCAGCTGGCCGGTGCGGCGTCCGGGTCTCCGGCTAAGACGAACCTGCGGATTGGTTTGATACGCTGCCATCCAGGCCATATTCCCGGAAGTTCGGCCTTTCGAGGAAGGACCACATCGATAGTGGGACGCAAGCTGCCCAATCATCAGCACGTCATAAGGTATTGGATACATCATCCGGTACAGCTGGTGGATTGGCTGTCTCCGATTTCCTCGCCTGGAATATCGCGATCTGATAGCGGCCTCTGACTTTCTGATAGGATTCAGGAGTCAGATACTTCCGGATCTTCTCGCCCACTGGCGTTTGACGGAATGCCGACAGGCGAAGACCAGCCCGATCGATCGCCTCGAAGTATTGCCAGAATCGGTGCTGGTGGATGTCGGATTCCGCAGCAAGATTGAATGAAAGCGTGGAAGACATCTCATAGCTCTCCCAGTCCATTTCGGGATGCGTCACTGAAAAAGTGATCGTGCCGGACGGTTTCAAGACGCGCGCAAATTCCGCCAGCGGAATCGTCAGATCAGGAAGGTGCTTCAGCGCTTGTGCGCAGTTGATTTTGTCGAAGCTGGCCTCCGGAAAGGGAAGAATGCCCGTCAGGTCCACACAGCGAAAAGCGACGGTCGGCATTTTCTGTCGCGCAACACGCAGCATGCCCTCTGAAAAGTCAATCCCCACAACGTGTGCTTCCTTACTCTGAAACAAACGGCAATACCTCCCGGTTCCACAGGCCGCGTCAAGGATGTGCTCCCCCGGCGCGGCGGCGACCATGTCCACAACGTCATCCTCCTCCATCGCCGTGTGGGGATTCGGATCGAGATCATACATTTCCGACCACTGATCGTATGCGCTTCTGTTCCTGTTCGCAGGCATTTGTTTGGCGAATTTCAAGGTGTAAGTGGGGGCGCGTGCGCCATTGCCGGGGCCTCCCGGTTCGCCTTCATGTTTTCAACACGAGGGATATGAAACATGCAAAAGCGAAAACCAGGAGCAATCCCATCATTGGCATTCATCCGAACAATGCTGCTCGTGGTGCATCGTCTGATTCCCCTACGTAGATTCCCCGGATTGCGGAACGAATCGCCGAAACCGTCAAACACAGGGCATATAGAGCTCTTTTCGTTTTGTCTCTGATACACAGGATTTTCTGTCTATGGTTTGCGGCCGGACGTGACGGTCAGCGCGGAGTGCTTGCGCGAGCTTTCTGTGCCGACTGTTCCGTCTGTTTTCCTTGAGCATTCCAAATGGCTGTGACGTCGAAGTAGAATTCGTGCTCTTCTCCGCCAGGCAGGACCACGCAAACGACACTGAGAATGCGACCATCAACCGAGTCCGTGCGGTGTGTGAAATGAACAGTCTCGTCGTCCTCCTCTCCGGTGGCACTTGATGAAATGCCTCCGGAGCAGCGCTGGAACCCCGGGCAATTTTCTCGAAGCCAGGCGTCTTCAGCGGCGACTCCATCTTTGATCAAACCGGAACTGAGGACAACGGGGGTGTCAGCCGACAAGCCAGCCTGAAGTCGAGCCGGAGCGCTTTTGTCTGACGTGCTCGTGCAACCAGCCGCTAGAATGCCGATGAGAAGGGTGGTCACGGTCTTCATCTGCGGGTCCGGGTAACAGACATGGCCGATGGCTCCCGCGGTTCGTTCGGCCCTCGCGTGCCTCTCCTACTTGAGGGGTAAATAGACATCCGTGATCGCTTCAGCTTCTTTCACGCCAGGCCCCACATTCACGTAGTGGAAG
This is a stretch of genomic DNA from Opitutaceae bacterium. It encodes these proteins:
- a CDS encoding class I SAM-dependent methyltransferase — protein: MKFAKQMPANRNRSAYDQWSEMYDLDPNPHTAMEEDDVVDMVAAAPGEHILDAACGTGRYCRLFQSKEAHVVGIDFSEGMLRVARQKMPTVAFRCVDLTGILPFPEASFDKINCAQALKHLPDLTIPLAEFARVLKPSGTITFSVTHPEMDWESYEMSSTLSFNLAAESDIHQHRFWQYFEAIDRAGLRLSAFRQTPVGEKIRKYLTPESYQKVRGRYQIAIFQARKSETANPPAVPDDVSNTL
- a CDS encoding GNAT family N-acetyltransferase: MKIEIRTATPGDRIQWGRLRLELWPDCPPDRHRLEMTQLSSRPGIVALALVDRELAGSAEVSVRSDHVEGTVSAPVPYLEGWFVRPAYRGHGVGRALLSFVEQWAVSEGFSELASDAELSNDHSIRLHTMLGFREAGRSVHFVKTLKTDGAVTSATANRDSVRQEH